Proteins encoded by one window of Candidatus Melainabacteria bacterium:
- the truD gene encoding tRNA pseudouridine(13) synthase TruD, with protein MSKSIPFTAANFLPQNISDFFGHVCAATAPRAQIKAKPTDFQVEEEQAKLNLLCTVSTASDLPPHTDFPKTGRSWSVTVVKLQMTTFHVRADLANRLGIDPKQITYGGLKDRWGKTAQRFHIEGVSYSELMANCRPHELVDGRADYFIKDPLPGGKKMRKGDLSGNKFTLRVLLPGMSAAQIEGYLAPMLAHLHANDYGFPNAYGHQRLGLRQNTLSVGKTLIEQGPGPAIKLFLTDTSPNEGPLATQVRGELLELWNEAERQAAEKGESIEQQYMEFDSMRSRLEPLRKKCNMTIECDIVEKILTVGYRDGFRAVMAQMKDEFSLWVGAYQSFYFNQMLSRVISGQFTPKGRSIPLYIDDPVANRFYRRFLPEAIPSRIDRDVRELFLSARGDGGGPWRQLFIPVKDLKGRYEDEQWFVTFSLRSGSYATTFLGTILDLEGNSRVAADERACA; from the coding sequence ATGTCTAAGTCAATCCCGTTCACTGCGGCGAACTTCCTGCCGCAGAACATCTCGGATTTCTTCGGACACGTCTGTGCCGCGACTGCGCCCCGTGCGCAGATCAAGGCCAAGCCGACCGACTTTCAGGTGGAGGAGGAGCAGGCCAAGCTCAACCTTCTCTGCACGGTCTCGACGGCAAGCGACCTGCCCCCGCACACCGACTTCCCCAAGACGGGCAGGTCGTGGTCGGTCACGGTCGTGAAGCTGCAGATGACCACGTTCCACGTCCGCGCCGACCTCGCCAATCGGCTCGGCATCGACCCCAAGCAGATCACCTACGGAGGTCTGAAGGATCGCTGGGGTAAGACCGCTCAGCGGTTCCACATCGAGGGCGTCTCCTACAGCGAGCTCATGGCCAACTGCCGGCCGCACGAGCTCGTCGACGGACGCGCCGACTACTTCATCAAGGACCCGCTCCCCGGCGGCAAGAAGATGCGCAAGGGCGACCTCTCCGGCAACAAGTTCACCCTGCGTGTGCTTCTGCCGGGGATGTCGGCGGCTCAGATCGAGGGCTACCTGGCTCCCATGCTGGCGCACCTCCACGCGAATGACTACGGCTTCCCGAACGCGTACGGGCATCAGCGGCTTGGTCTCCGGCAGAACACCCTGTCGGTTGGCAAGACGTTGATCGAGCAAGGTCCGGGTCCCGCCATCAAGCTCTTCCTCACCGACACGTCTCCCAACGAGGGTCCGCTCGCCACCCAGGTGCGCGGCGAACTGCTGGAGCTGTGGAACGAGGCGGAGCGGCAGGCCGCTGAGAAGGGAGAGAGCATCGAGCAGCAGTACATGGAGTTCGACTCGATGCGCTCCCGTCTCGAGCCGCTGCGCAAGAAGTGCAACATGACCATCGAGTGCGACATCGTCGAGAAGATCCTCACGGTCGGCTACCGTGACGGCTTCCGCGCGGTCATGGCGCAGATGAAGGACGAGTTCTCCCTCTGGGTGGGCGCGTACCAGTCCTTCTACTTCAACCAGATGCTGTCCCGGGTCATCTCGGGGCAGTTCACGCCGAAGGGGCGGTCCATCCCGCTCTACATCGACGACCCGGTGGCCAATCGCTTCTACCGCAGGTTCCTGCCGGAGGCGATCCCCAGCCGCATCGACCGCGACGTCAGGGAGCTCTTCCTCAGCGCTCGCGGTGACGGCGGCGGACCGTGGCGTCAGCTGTTCATTCCCGTCAAGGATCTCAAGGGTCGCTACGAGGATGAGCAGTGGTTCGTGACCTTCAGCCTGCGTTCGGGCTCGTATGCCACCACGTTCCTGGGAACCATCCTCGACCTCGAGGGCAACTCCCGGGTGGCGGCTGACGAGCGCGCCTGCGCCTGA
- a CDS encoding HAD family hydrolase, translating into MSLSIHNAQEPVLDPSTKVVLFDLWKTLVTSHCKEPVWNLQGIIEHQVSRRDGGRVEVVTDDQFLEHCLTTNITDPSAFLEHAAYKFNGIVRPDSLTEFHKVLRGESMCTAVFGDVFETLTALRAKGYRLGVVSNAWAFPFEHIFERINFNGVTLGSFFEHIIGSYEVGFRKPEPQIFLEAARRFGVDPENCFFVGDNVEADVRGAARVGMRPALIDRPGEFSPADIRDIPGAVYLHDLRQLVAA; encoded by the coding sequence ATGTCACTGTCCATTCACAACGCACAGGAGCCTGTTCTGGATCCGTCGACCAAGGTCGTTCTGTTCGACCTCTGGAAGACGCTCGTCACCAGCCACTGCAAGGAGCCGGTCTGGAACCTGCAGGGCATCATCGAGCATCAGGTGTCGCGCCGTGATGGTGGTCGTGTCGAGGTGGTCACCGATGACCAGTTCCTCGAGCACTGCCTGACGACGAACATCACCGATCCGAGCGCGTTTCTCGAGCACGCGGCTTACAAGTTCAACGGCATCGTGCGCCCCGACAGCCTCACCGAGTTCCACAAGGTACTCCGGGGCGAGTCGATGTGCACCGCCGTTTTCGGCGACGTGTTCGAAACCCTGACAGCGCTGCGCGCCAAGGGGTATCGACTCGGCGTGGTCTCCAATGCTTGGGCGTTCCCGTTCGAGCACATCTTCGAGAGGATCAACTTCAACGGTGTGACGCTCGGTAGTTTCTTCGAGCACATCATCGGCAGCTACGAAGTTGGCTTCCGCAAGCCGGAACCTCAGATCTTCCTCGAGGCGGCTCGCCGCTTCGGAGTCGACCCTGAGAACTGCTTCTTCGTTGGCGACAACGTCGAGGCAGACGTTCGTGGCGCTGCCCGCGTCGGCATGCGTCCGGCTCTCATTGACCGTCCGGGGGAATTCTCTCCGGCGGACATCCGGGACATCCCGGGAGCTGTCTACCTGCACGATTTGCGTCAGTTGGTCGCAGCCTAA